One Pleurocapsa sp. PCC 7327 DNA segment encodes these proteins:
- a CDS encoding glycosyltransferase family 1 protein, translating into MNNKPTKSIALISVHGDPAVEIGKEEAGGQNVYVRHVGEELARQGWKVDMFTRASGAHQPRIVEHAPNCRTIRLVAGPEEFVPRDEIFGYRHQFVEELLKFKEKEGLDYSLIHTNYWISGWVGLELKRRLSLPVVHTYHSLGAVKYKSVSTIPMIASTRLKVEKDCLETDDCIVATSPQEQEHMRSLVSAKGKIKIIPCGTDIEHFGGIDREEARVLLGFESDAKVVLYVGRFDKRKGIETLVRAVNASEWRDDPRLKLVIGGGSRPGQSDGIERERIEGIVNELGLAEKTLFPGRIGDRELPIYYAAADVCVVPSHYEPFGLVAIEAMASGTPVIASDVGGLQFTVVSEETGLLAPPKDFESFAVAIDRILSNLEWRNFLGRNARKRVEKKFSWKGVASQLGTLYAQLIEETEAVPLGSVSA; encoded by the coding sequence ATGAATAACAAACCAACAAAGTCCATAGCACTTATCTCGGTTCACGGCGACCCTGCTGTGGAGATCGGTAAAGAAGAAGCGGGTGGACAGAATGTTTATGTGCGCCACGTGGGTGAGGAATTAGCACGACAGGGGTGGAAAGTAGATATGTTTACTCGTGCAAGTGGCGCTCATCAACCGAGAATTGTAGAACATGCTCCCAATTGTCGTACGATTCGTTTAGTAGCCGGACCGGAAGAATTTGTACCGCGCGATGAAATTTTTGGCTATCGCCATCAATTTGTAGAAGAACTGCTGAAGTTTAAAGAAAAAGAAGGACTCGATTACTCTTTAATACACACAAATTACTGGATTTCTGGGTGGGTAGGACTGGAGTTGAAGCGAAGATTATCCCTACCTGTGGTTCATACCTATCATTCTTTGGGTGCGGTCAAGTACAAATCAGTCTCTACTATTCCCATGATTGCCAGCACCCGCTTGAAGGTAGAAAAAGATTGTTTAGAAACAGACGATTGCATTGTAGCCACCAGTCCTCAGGAACAGGAACATATGCGATCGCTGGTGTCTGCTAAGGGCAAAATTAAGATTATTCCCTGCGGAACCGATATCGAACATTTTGGTGGGATCGATCGAGAAGAAGCGAGAGTTCTTCTTGGTTTTGAGTCAGATGCAAAGGTCGTTCTCTATGTCGGGCGTTTTGATAAGCGCAAGGGAATTGAAACGCTGGTTCGCGCCGTCAACGCATCTGAGTGGCGCGACGATCCTCGGCTAAAGCTAGTGATTGGTGGCGGTTCTCGTCCGGGTCAAAGTGACGGCATCGAACGGGAGAGGATAGAAGGGATCGTTAACGAACTGGGATTGGCAGAAAAGACCCTCTTTCCCGGACGGATTGGCGATCGCGAGTTGCCGATTTATTACGCAGCAGCTGACGTCTGCGTCGTCCCCAGTCATTACGAACCTTTTGGTTTAGTCGCCATCGAAGCGATGGCAAGCGGTACGCCTGTTATTGCTAGCGATGTGGGCGGATTGCAATTTACAGTTGTTTCTGAAGAGACGGGTTTACTTGCGCCGCCGAAGGATTTTGAGTCTTTTGCCGTGGCGATCGATCGCATCCTCTCAAATCTCGAATGGCGCAATTTCCTTGGTAGAAATGCCAGAAAGCGCGTTGAGAAAAAGTTTAGTTGGAAGGGTGTAGCCTCCCAACTTGGCACTTTGTATGCCCAACTAATTGAGGAAACTGAGGCAGTTCCTCTAGGTTCGGTCAGTGCTTAA
- the thiC gene encoding phosphomethylpyrimidine synthase yields the protein MRAEWVAKRRGQSNVSQMHYARQGIVTEEMHYVAKRENLPVELIRDEVARGRMIIPANINHVNLEPMCIGIASKCKVNANIGASPNSSDIDREIEKLNLAVKYGADTVMDLSTGGGDLDSIRTAIINASPVPIGTVPIYQALESVHGRIENLTPDDFLHIIEKHAQQGVDYMTIHAGILIEYLPLVRNRITGIVSRGGGIIAKWMLHHHKQNPLYTHFNDIIEIFKKYDVSFSLGDSLRPGCIHDASDEAQLSELKTLGQLTRRAWEHDVQVMVEGPGHVPMDQIEFNVKKQMEECSEAPFYVLGPLVTDIAPGYDHITSAIGAALAGWYGTAMLCYVTPKEHLGLPNAEDVRNGLIAYKIAAHAADIARHRPGARDRDDELSAARYNFDWNRQFELSLDPDRAREYHDETLPADIYKTAEFCSMCGPKFCPMQTKVDADALSELEKFLAKEQQTQTV from the coding sequence ATGAGAGCAGAATGGGTAGCCAAGCGACGCGGACAGAGCAATGTATCGCAGATGCACTATGCTCGTCAAGGAATCGTGACTGAAGAAATGCACTACGTCGCCAAGCGAGAAAACTTGCCCGTAGAATTAATTCGCGACGAAGTAGCGCGGGGACGCATGATTATTCCCGCCAATATCAATCACGTTAACTTAGAACCGATGTGTATTGGCATTGCCTCTAAATGTAAGGTCAATGCCAACATTGGTGCCTCTCCCAACTCTTCTGATATCGATCGAGAAATAGAAAAACTCAATCTAGCAGTCAAATATGGCGCCGATACCGTCATGGATCTATCCACCGGGGGCGGGGATTTAGATTCCATTCGCACGGCAATTATCAATGCCTCTCCAGTTCCCATTGGCACGGTACCCATTTACCAAGCATTAGAAAGCGTCCACGGCAGGATTGAAAATCTAACCCCCGATGACTTCCTCCATATCATCGAAAAACACGCCCAACAAGGGGTCGATTACATGACTATCCATGCCGGGATTCTCATCGAATATCTGCCACTGGTAAGAAATCGCATTACGGGTATCGTCTCTCGCGGCGGCGGCATCATAGCCAAGTGGATGCTCCACCATCACAAGCAAAATCCCCTCTACACCCACTTCAACGATATCATCGAAATCTTTAAGAAATACGATGTATCTTTCAGTTTAGGGGATTCACTGCGTCCCGGTTGCATCCATGATGCTTCCGATGAAGCGCAATTGTCAGAACTAAAAACTCTCGGACAACTCACCCGCCGCGCCTGGGAACACGACGTACAGGTGATGGTAGAAGGTCCCGGTCACGTACCGATGGATCAAATTGAATTTAATGTCAAAAAGCAAATGGAAGAGTGCAGCGAAGCGCCTTTCTACGTGCTAGGTCCCTTGGTGACGGATATTGCCCCAGGATACGACCATATTACCTCTGCCATTGGCGCTGCCTTGGCAGGTTGGTACGGTACGGCGATGCTGTGCTACGTAACTCCCAAAGAACACCTGGGACTTCCCAATGCAGAAGACGTTCGTAATGGCTTAATTGCCTACAAGATTGCGGCGCATGCGGCAGATATCGCCCGCCATCGTCCGGGCGCACGCGATCGCGATGACGAGTTGTCTGCGGCTCGCTACAATTTCGATTGGAATCGTCAGTTTGAATTATCTCTCGATCCCGATCGCGCCAGGGAATATCACGACGAAACCCTGCCAGCAGATATTTATAAGACGGCAGAATTTTGCTCGATGTGCGGTCCTAAGTTCTGTCCAATGCAGACGAAGGTCGATGCCGATGCGTTGAGTGAATTAGAAAAATTCTTGGCAAAAGAGCAGCAAACCCAGACAGTTTAA
- the ctpA gene encoding carboxyl-terminal processing protease CtpA, giving the protein MRKRAFWATLLFSFSLFLFSIGWTQSAAAFTEEQKLVLQSWRLVNQAYIDETFNHQNWWLVRQQYLKKPLSDRKETYTAIEQMLATLDEPFTRLLRPEQYHNLQVSTAGELSGIGLQININSETGHLEVVAPLAGSPAEAAGIAPRDRILKIDGVDTSTLTLDEAAARMRGPSGTKVSLTIQPSDESNGKIRQLDIIRDRISLSPVFATLDDRIPNYPIGYIRLTQFSANAAQEVAHSVKNLEKQGVQAYILDLRNNPGGLLQAGIEIARLWIDEGAIVYTVNRQGMLDSFTASGAALTNAPLAVLVNQGTASASEILAGALQDNGRATLVGEKTFGKGLIQSLFELPDGAGLAITVAKYETPTHKDIHKQGIVPDRVVSQDPITYQQIGTEADKQYQAAVEVLTNKTVLAKAN; this is encoded by the coding sequence ATGAGAAAAAGAGCATTTTGGGCAACTCTGTTATTTAGCTTTTCTCTCTTTCTTTTTTCAATTGGTTGGACGCAAAGCGCAGCGGCTTTTACAGAAGAACAGAAGTTAGTGCTACAGTCGTGGCGGCTGGTTAACCAGGCGTATATAGATGAGACGTTTAACCATCAAAATTGGTGGTTGGTTCGGCAACAGTATTTAAAAAAGCCACTTTCCGATCGCAAGGAAACCTACACGGCAATCGAGCAAATGTTGGCGACGCTAGACGAACCATTTACTCGCTTACTCAGACCAGAACAATATCACAACCTGCAAGTCAGTACGGCAGGAGAATTATCTGGCATCGGGTTGCAAATTAATATCAACTCCGAAACGGGACACTTAGAAGTAGTAGCTCCCCTAGCAGGATCTCCCGCTGAAGCGGCAGGAATTGCCCCGCGCGATCGCATTCTCAAAATCGATGGGGTAGATACCTCAACCCTCACGCTCGATGAAGCAGCCGCCAGAATGCGAGGTCCTAGCGGCACCAAGGTTTCTCTGACCATTCAACCCAGCGACGAAAGCAACGGCAAGATTCGACAACTAGACATCATTCGCGATCGCATTTCTCTGAGTCCAGTCTTTGCCACCCTCGACGATCGCATTCCCAATTATCCCATCGGTTATATTCGTCTGACACAATTTAGCGCCAATGCCGCTCAAGAAGTCGCTCATTCGGTCAAAAATTTAGAAAAGCAAGGCGTTCAAGCTTATATTCTCGATTTGCGCAATAATCCTGGCGGATTACTGCAAGCAGGAATTGAGATCGCCCGTTTGTGGATAGATGAAGGCGCGATCGTCTACACGGTCAACCGACAAGGAATGTTAGACAGTTTTACGGCATCTGGTGCAGCGCTCACTAACGCTCCTCTAGCCGTTTTAGTCAATCAGGGAACTGCCAGCGCTAGCGAAATTTTAGCAGGAGCTTTGCAAGATAATGGCAGGGCAACGCTAGTAGGAGAAAAAACCTTTGGGAAGGGATTGATTCAATCGTTGTTTGAGTTGCCCGATGGTGCTGGACTGGCAATTACGGTTGCCAAATACGAAACTCCCACTCACAAAGACATCCACAAACAAGGAATTGTTCCCGATCGCGTCGTTTCTCAAGATCCGATAACCTATCAACAAATAGGCACGGAAGCCGACAAACAGTATCAAGCAGCAGTAGAGGTATTGACCAATAAAACTGTCTTGGCAAAAGCTAATTAG
- a CDS encoding DUF1499 domain-containing protein — protein sequence MFNFSGKRPTNLGVKDGKLAPCPGSPNCVNSQSQDPKSKIDPLPPVAIADLRKVIESMERTTIIEQTDNYLYAEFKSKLMGFVDDVEFYLDSNENVIHVRSASRLGQSDLGVNRKRVEEIRAKLQAK from the coding sequence GTGTTTAATTTTTCTGGGAAAAGACCGACCAATCTAGGCGTAAAAGACGGAAAACTCGCTCCTTGTCCCGGTTCTCCCAATTGCGTCAACAGTCAGAGTCAAGATCCCAAATCCAAAATCGATCCTCTGCCACCAGTTGCGATCGCCGATCTCAGAAAAGTCATTGAAAGTATGGAGAGAACTACAATTATCGAACAAACCGATAATTATCTCTATGCCGAATTTAAAAGCAAGCTCATGGGTTTTGTCGATGATGTAGAATTTTATCTCGATTCGAATGAAAATGTCATTCACGTGCGATCGGCTTCCCGTCTGGGACAGTCCGATCTAGGAGTCAATCGCAAGCGAGTCGAGGAGATTAGAGCGAAATTACAAGCCAAGTGA
- the mreD gene encoding rod shape-determining protein MreD, with amino-acid sequence MKLSKSKWSSEQRQILNGFIICASVLLCACLTFVRLPGMELLGIAPSWLLIWTVSWSLKRSVFQGILAGLALGMIQDGMTSAPASGPSHVLSLVLVGFLTAKLQKQRYLKEDFISVALIVFAMSIVAEAAIAVQHILHHIRAPEEVWLDYQRISLSSAILSSLWAPVLYYPLNRWWEKLKALERASLGGIESRHS; translated from the coding sequence ATGAAGCTATCAAAATCAAAATGGTCTTCCGAGCAGCGCCAAATTCTCAATGGGTTTATAATTTGTGCTTCGGTGCTTCTTTGTGCGTGTTTGACTTTCGTTCGTCTGCCTGGGATGGAGTTATTGGGAATTGCCCCTAGTTGGCTATTAATCTGGACGGTGAGTTGGAGTCTCAAACGATCTGTTTTTCAGGGCATATTAGCAGGACTTGCTTTGGGCATGATTCAAGATGGCATGACCTCTGCTCCTGCCTCCGGTCCTTCTCATGTTTTGTCTCTCGTTTTAGTAGGGTTTTTGACAGCAAAACTGCAAAAGCAGCGATATCTTAAAGAAGATTTTATTTCGGTCGCGCTCATTGTTTTTGCGATGTCGATTGTTGCTGAGGCGGCGATCGCAGTTCAGCATATTCTCCATCACATTCGCGCCCCAGAAGAAGTTTGGTTAGATTATCAGCGCATTTCACTTTCTTCAGCTATTCTCAGCAGTCTCTGGGCACCAGTTCTCTATTATCCTCTCAATCGTTGGTGGGAGAAGCTTAAGGCGTTGGAGCGAGCATCTTTAGGGGGGATCGAGTCCAGGCATTCTTAG
- the mreC gene encoding rod shape-determining protein MreC — translation MFAVRRVKWTRLGVQILLILSVIGVAWLLRQTQGKAIQEIYSWLVRPFRSEPASLVEKKLTNARILELEQRISELEKQNQQLKKLLGDFEKYKRSAIAAPIIGRSADDWWQQAILGRGSRDGIEKGFAVTGIGGLVGRVIEVTPHSSRVLLISDPNSRVGAIVTRSRSMGLIKGRGSQIAVMEFFEKVPNIRPGDTVSTSAVSQLFPAGLPIGRVQSVNLQKGPAPEATIIITAPIDSLEWALVHPFKSDLEPK, via the coding sequence ATGTTTGCGGTGCGGCGAGTAAAGTGGACTCGACTCGGAGTACAAATACTTTTAATTCTCTCGGTCATTGGCGTTGCTTGGTTGCTGCGCCAAACTCAAGGAAAGGCTATCCAAGAAATCTATTCCTGGCTCGTTCGTCCGTTTCGATCCGAACCAGCTTCCTTGGTAGAAAAAAAACTTACGAATGCTCGTATTCTAGAACTAGAACAGAGAATTAGCGAATTAGAAAAGCAAAATCAGCAATTAAAAAAACTTTTAGGCGATTTTGAAAAATATAAACGATCCGCGATCGCAGCGCCTATTATCGGACGCAGCGCAGACGACTGGTGGCAGCAAGCGATTTTAGGTCGAGGCAGTCGAGATGGCATTGAAAAGGGTTTTGCAGTCACCGGAATTGGGGGATTAGTCGGTCGAGTCATCGAGGTGACACCTCATAGCAGTCGAGTTCTCTTGATTAGCGATCCCAACAGTCGCGTTGGCGCGATTGTCACTCGCAGTCGTTCGATGGGTTTAATCAAAGGACGCGGCTCTCAAATTGCTGTTATGGAGTTTTTTGAAAAAGTCCCCAATATTCGCCCCGGCGACACGGTGAGTACCTCCGCTGTCAGCCAATTATTTCCCGCAGGTTTGCCAATCGGTCGCGTCCAATCGGTCAATTTGCAAAAAGGACCTGCTCCCGAAGCTACGATAATCATAACAGCCCCAATCGATAGTTTGGAATGGGCGCTCGTCCATCCCTTCAAAAGCGATTTGGAACCAAAGTGA
- a CDS encoding rod shape-determining protein, translating into MGIDLGTANTLIYISGKGIVLEEPSVVAIDRDKTPLAVGEEARKMLGRTPGNIIALRPLRDGVIADFYSAEIMLSEFIRRAHEGNPLGNPRMVIGIPSGITGVERRAVIEAATRAGAKEVGLIDEPVAAALGAGLPVTEATGNMIIDIGGGTTEVAVLSLQGRVLSESVRVAGDELTEAIVQYMRKVHNLIIGERTAEDIKIKLGSAYPIHNEEPVQEVRGLHLMSGLPRTITIKGGEVRESMAEPLSTIVDAVKRTLERTPPELAADIIDRGIMLAGGGALMKGLDTLISHETGIVTHVAEDPLRCVVKGTGEVLKNPKILERILNESARMA; encoded by the coding sequence TTTGGGGACTGCCAATACCCTAATTTATATATCTGGTAAAGGCATCGTTTTAGAAGAACCATCTGTCGTTGCGATCGATCGAGATAAAACCCCCCTAGCTGTCGGCGAAGAAGCTAGGAAAATGCTAGGGCGAACTCCGGGTAATATTATCGCGCTGCGTCCCTTGCGCGATGGAGTTATCGCTGACTTCTACAGCGCTGAAATTATGCTATCGGAATTTATCCGTCGCGCCCATGAAGGAAATCCTCTCGGCAATCCTCGCATGGTGATAGGAATTCCTAGCGGAATCACTGGAGTTGAACGCCGAGCCGTTATAGAAGCGGCGACTCGTGCGGGAGCCAAAGAAGTTGGCTTGATTGACGAACCAGTAGCAGCTGCTCTAGGAGCGGGACTTCCCGTGACAGAGGCAACGGGTAACATGATTATTGACATCGGCGGCGGAACGACTGAGGTCGCTGTATTAAGCTTACAGGGAAGAGTGCTGAGCGAATCAGTTCGGGTTGCAGGCGACGAGCTAACCGAGGCAATCGTGCAGTACATGAGAAAAGTCCACAACTTGATTATTGGCGAACGGACAGCAGAAGACATTAAAATCAAACTGGGTTCTGCTTACCCCATTCATAATGAAGAACCAGTTCAAGAAGTTCGAGGCTTACATCTTATGTCTGGATTACCCCGAACCATTACTATTAAAGGAGGAGAGGTTCGAGAAAGCATGGCAGAGCCTCTGTCAACGATTGTCGATGCCGTCAAGCGCACGCTAGAGCGGACGCCTCCCGAACTGGCAGCAGATATTATCGATCGCGGAATTATGCTAGCTGGAGGAGGCGCTTTGATGAAGGGACTCGATACGCTCATCAGTCACGAAACGGGCATCGTTACTCACGTAGCTGAAGATCCGCTCAGATGTGTGGTTAAAGGCACGGGTGAAGTACTCAAGAATCCTAAAATTTTGGAGCGAATCCTCAACGAAAGCGCTCGGATGGCATAA